In one Balaenoptera acutorostrata chromosome 5, mBalAcu1.1, whole genome shotgun sequence genomic region, the following are encoded:
- the LRAT gene encoding lecithin retinol acyltransferase isoform X1: MKNPMLEAVSLVLEKLLLISNLKLFSSGAPGEDKARNTFYEINSFLRGDVLEVPRTHLTHYGIYLGDNRVAHMMPDILLALTDDKELTQKVVSNKRLILGVIGRVASIRVDTVEDFAYGADILVNHLDRSLKKKALLNEEVARRAEKLLGMTPYSLLWNNCEHFVTYCRFGTAISPQADKFCENVKIIIRDQRSVLASAVLGLASIVCLGLASYTALPAIFIPFCLWMAG, translated from the exons ATGAAGAACCCAATGCTGGAGGCGGTGTCACTAGTGCTGGAGAAGCTGCTCCTTATCTCCAACTTAAAGCTCTTCAGTTCAGGCGCCCCGGGCGAAGACAAGGCAAGGAACACTTTCTATGAGATCAACTCTTTTCTCCGCGGCGACGTTCTGGAGGTGCCTCGGACCCACCTGACACACTATGGCATCTACCTGGGCGACAACCGTGTCGCCCATATGATGCCCGACATCCTGTTGGCCCTGACTGACGACAAGGAGCTCACGCAGAAGGTGGTCTCCAACAAGCGTCTCATCTTGGGCGTCATTGGCAGGGTGGCCAGCATCCGCGTGGACACAGTGGAGGACTTCGCCTACGGAGCCGACATCCTGGTCAATCACCTGGATAGGTCCCTCAAGAAGAAGGCGCTGCTCAACGAAGAGGTGGCGCGGAGGGCGGAGAAGCTGCTGGGCATGACTCCCTACAGCCTGCTCTGGAACAACTGCGAGCACTTCGTCACCTACTGCAGGTTCGGCACCGCGATTAGCCCCCAGGCCGACAAG ttttgtgAGAATGTGAAGATAATTATTCGTGATCAGAGAAGTGTTCTTGCTTCGGCAGTCTTGGGATTGGCATCTATAGTCTGTCTGGGTTTGGCATCATATACTGCCCTTCCTGCAATTTTTATTCCATTCTGCTTATGGATGGCTGGCTAA
- the LRAT gene encoding lecithin retinol acyltransferase isoform X2 yields MKNPMLEAVSLVLEKLLLISNLKLFSSGAPGEDKARNTFYEINSFLRGDVLEVPRTHLTHYGIYLGDNRVAHMMPDILLALTDDKELTQKVVSNKRLILGVIGRVASIRVDTVEDFAYGADILVNHLDRSLKKKALLNEEVARRAEKLLGMTPYSLLWNNCEHFVTYCRFGTAISPQADKDISKCTVKECGNAVPLPAMPESCPVIAAEVIRVSIQRS; encoded by the exons ATGAAGAACCCAATGCTGGAGGCGGTGTCACTAGTGCTGGAGAAGCTGCTCCTTATCTCCAACTTAAAGCTCTTCAGTTCAGGCGCCCCGGGCGAAGACAAGGCAAGGAACACTTTCTATGAGATCAACTCTTTTCTCCGCGGCGACGTTCTGGAGGTGCCTCGGACCCACCTGACACACTATGGCATCTACCTGGGCGACAACCGTGTCGCCCATATGATGCCCGACATCCTGTTGGCCCTGACTGACGACAAGGAGCTCACGCAGAAGGTGGTCTCCAACAAGCGTCTCATCTTGGGCGTCATTGGCAGGGTGGCCAGCATCCGCGTGGACACAGTGGAGGACTTCGCCTACGGAGCCGACATCCTGGTCAATCACCTGGATAGGTCCCTCAAGAAGAAGGCGCTGCTCAACGAAGAGGTGGCGCGGAGGGCGGAGAAGCTGCTGGGCATGACTCCCTACAGCCTGCTCTGGAACAACTGCGAGCACTTCGTCACCTACTGCAGGTTCGGCACCGCGATTAGCCCCCAGGCCGACAAG GATATCTCGAAATGCACGGTGAAAGAGTGTGGCAATGCAGTACCGCTGCCAGCGATGCCAGAGAGCTGCCCAGTTATTGCTGCAGAAGTCATCAGGGTGTCCATTCAGCGTAGTTGA